The proteins below are encoded in one region of Paenibacillus sp. YYML68:
- a CDS encoding sugar ABC transporter permease, with protein sequence MENGYNIQRNQSIKLKAGRLWALIVRYRWCYLLAAPTTFFFILFKYVPMWGIVLAFQDYNPFRGLLDSEWVGFEHFKVFFGYEDFWILMRNTLAISFLGLFLSFPLPILLALILNEVRQERFKRVAQSIVYLPHFLSWVVVVSFTYLFLSTDVGLLNKFLVYIGQEPVSILTNPNAFWLLLTGQNIWKEVGWGTIIFLAAIAGVDPQQYEAALLDGANRMRQIWHITLPAISGTIIILVILQMGSMLEVGFEQVLLMQNPLVQPVAEVFDTYVYKRGLLSGQFSYGIAVGVFKSVASLILIVSANQLAKRFGRQGLY encoded by the coding sequence ATGGAGAACGGTTACAACATTCAACGTAACCAGTCGATCAAGTTGAAGGCAGGACGGTTATGGGCCCTTATAGTCCGATACCGGTGGTGTTATCTTCTGGCGGCACCTACAACGTTCTTCTTTATTTTGTTCAAATATGTACCGATGTGGGGCATTGTATTGGCTTTTCAGGACTATAATCCTTTCCGCGGATTACTTGACAGTGAATGGGTCGGCTTCGAGCATTTCAAAGTTTTTTTCGGCTATGAGGATTTCTGGATATTAATGCGGAACACGCTAGCGATTAGCTTCCTCGGCTTGTTCCTTTCTTTTCCGTTGCCGATCTTATTGGCGCTGATCTTAAATGAGGTCAGGCAGGAGAGGTTCAAGCGGGTGGCCCAGTCGATTGTGTACCTGCCCCACTTCTTATCTTGGGTTGTGGTGGTCAGCTTCACTTACTTGTTCCTGTCTACCGATGTGGGTCTGCTGAACAAATTCCTTGTTTATATCGGTCAAGAGCCTGTATCGATATTAACGAATCCCAATGCGTTCTGGCTGCTGCTTACGGGACAGAATATATGGAAGGAAGTTGGTTGGGGTACTATTATTTTCCTAGCGGCAATTGCCGGTGTCGATCCACAGCAATATGAGGCAGCTCTTCTCGATGGAGCGAACCGTATGCGACAAATCTGGCATATTACGTTGCCAGCCATTAGCGGAACCATTATTATTCTGGTCATTCTGCAAATGGGAAGCATGCTGGAGGTCGGCTTCGAGCAGGTGCTGTTGATGCAGAATCCGCTTGTTCAGCCCGTTGCCGAAGTATTCGATACGTACGTGTATAAGCGAGGCTTGTTGTCAGGACAATTCAGCTACGGTATTGCAGTTGGCGTGTTCAAATCAGTGGCAAGCTTGATCCTCATTGTAAGTGCGAATCAATTGGCCAAACGCTTCGGACGGCAGGGTCTGTATTAA